Sequence from the Cellulomonas fimi ATCC 484 genome:
CGAAGAACAGGATGATCAGCGGGATGACCGAGACGGTCACGCCGGCCATGATCAGCGCCATGTCCTTGAAGTAGGTCGCCTGCAGGAGCTGCACGGCGACCGGCAGGGTCGGGTTCGAGGAGCCCAGGACGATGAACGGCCAGAAGAAGCTCGTCCAGGAACCGACGAACGTGAACAGACCGAGCATGAACGCCGCGGGACGCGCCGCCGGGAGGGCGACGTGCCAGAACGTGCGGATCATGGACGCGCCGTCGACCCGGGCGGCCTCGATGAGCTCGTAGGGGAGCGCGGACTCGAGGTACTGGGTCATCCAGAACACGCCGAACGCGGTGACGAGGCCCGGGACGATGACGGCGATGAGCTTGCCGGTCCAGCCGAGCTCCGACATCACGATGAACAGCGGGACGATGCCCAGCTGCGTCGGGACGGCGGTCGTCGCGATGACGAACACGAGCAGGCCGTTGCGGCCGCGGAAGCGCAGCTTCGAGAACGAGAAGCCGGCGAGCGTCGAGAACAGCACGACCGACAGGGACGTGACGACCGCGACGATGACGGAGTTGCCGACGGCCTGCCAGAACTTGATGTCCGAGTTCAGGACGCGGCTGACGTTCTCGAAGAAGTGACCCTGCGGGATGAGCGACGGGATCGGGTTCTGCGCGATGTACTGGCTCGTCGAGGAGGCGAGCAGGAATGCGTAGTACAGCGGCAGGATCGACGCGACGATCGCGAGCCCGAGGATGACGTAGGTCACCCAGCCCGGCCGACGGTCGGACCCCTGGGGTCCGCCACGCTTGCGCGCCGCCGCACGGGCAGCGCCGCGGCCGGCGGTCTGCGCGATGACGGGAACGGAGGGGGCGCTCATCGCCGGACCTTCTTTCGGGACTTCGTCGACGTCTCGGACGCGATGCGTCGGGTCAGCGAGAAGTTGATGAGACCGACGACGATGATGATGAGGAACAGGATCCACGCGACGGCGGCAGCACGGCCGAAGCTCTTCTGGTTGCCCCAGCCCACCTCGTAGATGTACATCGTCGCGGTCATCCACTGGCGGCTCGGGCCGCCCTGACCGAGCTGGTCGAACAGACGCGGCTCGTCGAAGATCTGGAGCCCGCCGATGGTCGACGTGATGACGACGAAGATGATCGTCGGCCGCAGCATCGGGACGGTGATGGAGAAGAACTGGCGGACCCGGGAGGCGCCGTCGATGACCGCGGCCTCGTAGAGGTCACGCGGGATCGCCTGCATGGCGGCCAGCAGGATCAGCGTGTTGTAGCCGGTCCAGCGGAAGTTCACCATCGAGGCGATCGCGACGTGGCTCGGCAGGATGTCGGAGTGCCAGCCGATCGGGTCGATCCCGATGTTCCCGAGCAGCGTGTTGATGATGCCGTACTGGTCGGAGAAGAGCCGGCCGAAGATCAGGGAGACGGCCACCGGGGCGACGACGTAGGGCAGCAGGACACCCATCCGCCAGAACGTCTTGGCCCGCAGGTTCGCGTCCAGCAGCGCCGCGAGCACGATCGCGATGAGCAGCTGGGGGATCGTCGAGATCAGGAA
This genomic interval carries:
- a CDS encoding carbohydrate ABC transporter permease, with amino-acid sequence MSAPSVPVIAQTAGRGAARAAARKRGGPQGSDRRPGWVTYVILGLAIVASILPLYYAFLLASSTSQYIAQNPIPSLIPQGHFFENVSRVLNSDIKFWQAVGNSVIVAVVTSLSVVLFSTLAGFSFSKLRFRGRNGLLVFVIATTAVPTQLGIVPLFIVMSELGWTGKLIAVIVPGLVTAFGVFWMTQYLESALPYELIEAARVDGASMIRTFWHVALPAARPAAFMLGLFTFVGSWTSFFWPFIVLGSSNPTLPVAVQLLQATYFKDMALIMAGVTVSVIPLIILFFVAGRQLVAGIMQGAVKG
- a CDS encoding carbohydrate ABC transporter permease yields the protein MATSTKPPRTDRRVSGSTPRAPRRVGFSQTLGRWDVKVSPYLYISPFFLLFALTGLFPLLYTAYVSMHQWHLIGGQGEFVGFENYAYVLQEPNFWKGIRNTFSIFLISTIPQLLIAIVLAALLDANLRAKTFWRMGVLLPYVVAPVAVSLIFGRLFSDQYGIINTLLGNIGIDPIGWHSDILPSHVAIASMVNFRWTGYNTLILLAAMQAIPRDLYEAAVIDGASRVRQFFSITVPMLRPTIIFVVITSTIGGLQIFDEPRLFDQLGQGGPSRQWMTATMYIYEVGWGNQKSFGRAAAVAWILFLIIIVVGLINFSLTRRIASETSTKSRKKVRR